A genome region from Methylobacterium sp. FF17 includes the following:
- a CDS encoding BON domain-containing protein, which produces MTDKDLRRDVLEALDAAQASRGQQIGVAVGEGIVTLSGHVASYSEKAAIERAVLQVKGVRALAGQVAVCPEGMARSQDETLAARVATTLERDLGIDAGSVAIKVEGGAVTLQGSVTCPTLKSTLGRAVGALHGFAA; this is translated from the coding sequence ATGACGGACAAGGACCTTCGCCGTGACGTGCTGGAAGCACTTGATGCTGCGCAGGCCTCGCGCGGCCAGCAAATCGGGGTGGCTGTCGGTGAGGGCATCGTGACGCTCAGCGGGCACGTGGCGAGCTACAGCGAGAAGGCGGCCATCGAACGGGCGGTCCTGCAAGTCAAAGGCGTGCGCGCCTTGGCGGGACAGGTCGCCGTGTGCCCCGAGGGCATGGCGAGGTCCCAGGACGAGACCCTTGCGGCTCGCGTCGCCACCACCCTGGAGCGGGACCTTGGCATCGATGCGGGTTCGGTTGCGATCAAGGTCGAAGGCGGCGCAGTGACCCTGCAGGGTTCCGTCACCTGCCCAACGCTGAAGTCAACCCTCGGAAGGGCGGTCGGAGCTTTGCATGGGTTCGCGGCGTGA
- a CDS encoding HigA family addiction module antitoxin, with translation MPRIRTHPGDILADEDLTPLGLSARQIAAEIGMPPNRISEIVRARRGITADTAIRRGVRFGTSPQFWLNLQNAHDLSKARATAEYSAVRAREAEPAATS, from the coding sequence GTGCCCCGCATCCGCACCCATCCCGGCGACATCCTCGCGGACGAGGACCTGACTCCGCTCGGCCTCTCGGCCCGCCAGATCGCGGCGGAGATCGGCATGCCCCCCAATCGCATCTCGGAGATCGTCCGGGCCCGGCGCGGCATCACCGCCGATACCGCGATCCGGCGCGGCGTGCGGTTCGGAACGTCACCGCAGTTCTGGCTCAACCTCCAGAACGCCCACGACCTGTCGAAGGCGCGTGCGACGGCGGAGTATTCCGCCGTCCGCGCCCGCGAGGCCGAACCCGCCGCGACGTCCTAG
- a CDS encoding PAS domain-containing protein translates to MPTRSLMWPMGPSHSEESGRRGLSSRHFLKLIEDGGEIGFWSSDMAGDHIRASVGLYRILGLDPSVEVTFSLIREMVHPGDRAAQADLLTLLRAGHAVKREFRIIRPDRTQRWISSRAEVLLGADDRPSRAIGVVQDVTERHEARRSVEQEQDRCRALIEATAAVVWYASPDGAVLEMPQWLELTGQSQEEVQRTGWLGAVHPEDRPRTEAAWRTAVSHASPYNTDYRILCADGIYRWFNSRGVPILNRDGSVREWTGVCLAIPGRRRFEDVPPDLSPSPVPPASLDLTPAQIRGARGIVGWSCAELAARASLSVSTVRRLEEEVVTVRPRRDSVAALRRALEEAGAEFTWEPTGLPGVRPTSR, encoded by the coding sequence ATGCCTACGCGATCCCTTATGTGGCCGATGGGGCCCTCGCATTCAGAGGAATCCGGCAGACGCGGTCTCTCCTCACGGCATTTCCTAAAGCTCATCGAGGACGGCGGCGAGATCGGTTTCTGGTCCAGCGACATGGCCGGTGACCACATCCGGGCATCGGTCGGCCTCTACAGGATCCTCGGTCTGGATCCGTCCGTCGAGGTGACCTTCTCCCTCATCAGGGAAATGGTGCATCCCGGGGATCGCGCCGCGCAGGCCGATCTCCTGACGCTCCTGCGGGCGGGGCATGCCGTGAAGCGGGAATTCCGGATCATCCGACCAGATCGGACGCAGCGCTGGATCTCAAGCCGGGCCGAGGTTCTCCTCGGAGCGGACGACCGACCGAGCCGCGCCATCGGCGTCGTCCAAGACGTCACGGAGCGTCACGAGGCGCGACGCTCGGTCGAGCAGGAGCAGGACAGATGCCGCGCGTTGATCGAGGCGACCGCGGCCGTGGTCTGGTACGCGAGCCCGGACGGGGCGGTGTTGGAGATGCCGCAGTGGCTGGAACTGACCGGCCAATCCCAGGAAGAGGTGCAGCGAACCGGATGGCTCGGGGCGGTGCACCCCGAGGATCGTCCGCGGACCGAGGCGGCGTGGCGCACGGCTGTGTCACATGCCTCCCCCTACAACACGGATTACCGCATCCTTTGTGCGGACGGGATCTATCGCTGGTTCAATTCGCGCGGGGTCCCGATCCTGAACCGGGACGGTTCCGTCCGAGAGTGGACCGGGGTGTGCCTCGCCATTCCCGGGCGGAGACGCTTCGAGGACGTTCCGCCGGATTTGAGCCCCTCTCCCGTCCCGCCCGCCTCGCTCGACCTGACCCCGGCGCAGATCCGCGGTGCTCGCGGCATCGTCGGCTGGTCCTGCGCCGAGTTGGCCGCGAGGGCGTCCCTGTCGGTCTCGACGGTGCGGCGCCTGGAGGAGGAAGTCGTGACGGTCCGGCCGCGGCGGGACAGCGTCGCGGCCCTGCGGCGGGCACTTGAGGAAGCGGGCGCAGAGTTTACCTGGGAGCCGACAGGCCTGCCTGGCGTTCGCCCCACCTCTCGGTGA
- the gyrB gene encoding DNA topoisomerase (ATP-hydrolyzing) subunit B produces MSDSSHNLAADAYGAESIRVLKGLDAVRKRPGMYIGDTDDGSGLHHMVYEVVDNAIDEALAGHADLVTVTLNPDGSVTVSDNGRGIPTDIHKEEGVSAAEVIMTQLHAGGKFDQNSYKVSGGLHGVGVSVVNALSQWLRLRIWRNGKEHAMEFRHGDAVSPLVIVGDGNGRRGTEVSFLPSTETFTMIEFDYATLEKRLRELAFLNSGVRIVLTDARHAEHKREELFYEGGIEAFVRYLDRSRKPIEGMQKPVMVRAERDNIRVEVALWWNDSFNETVLPFTNNIPQRDGGTHMAGFRAALTRQITGYSESSGIAKREKISLTGEDCREGLTAVISVQVPDPKFSSQTKDKLVSSEVRPAVENVLNEGLSNWLEENPALARSVMAKVIMAASAREAARKARETVTRKGVLDIASLPGKLADCQERDPSKCEILLVEGDSAGGSAKQGRDRTFQAVLPLRGKILNVERVRADRMLSSAEIGTLITALGAGIGRSSTDREGFNPEKLRYHRIIIMTDADVDGSHIRTLLLTFFFRQMPEVIERGHLYIAQPPLYKAAKGKSAIYLKDERALEDYLIDAGVEGAVLRLASGTEFGGAQLKALVEEARQFRGLMQALHTRYDRAVVEQGLIAGAFRANVDEAPAEAEVLAEEMARRMDRIADDIERGWEGSVAEGGYVVSRTLRGVRQVVTLDASLLASQEARRLADRAEALREIYDQPVTYARKGDETTLHGPVGLFEAVMAFGRKGLQLQRYKGLGEMTAQQLWETTLDRDVRSLLQVKVKDTQDADDLFVKLMGDVVEPRREFIQDNALSVANLDV; encoded by the coding sequence ATGTCCGACAGCTCCCACAACCTCGCCGCCGATGCCTACGGCGCGGAATCCATCCGGGTCCTCAAGGGGCTCGACGCCGTGCGCAAGCGCCCCGGCATGTATATCGGCGACACCGATGACGGCTCGGGCCTGCACCACATGGTCTACGAGGTGGTCGACAACGCCATCGACGAGGCGCTCGCGGGCCACGCGGACCTCGTCACCGTCACCCTCAATCCCGACGGTTCGGTCACGGTCTCCGACAACGGCCGCGGCATCCCCACCGACATCCACAAGGAGGAGGGGGTCTCGGCGGCCGAGGTCATCATGACCCAGCTCCATGCCGGCGGTAAGTTCGACCAGAACTCCTACAAGGTCTCCGGCGGCCTGCACGGGGTGGGCGTCTCCGTCGTCAACGCCCTCTCGCAATGGCTCCGCCTGCGCATCTGGCGCAACGGCAAAGAGCACGCGATGGAGTTCCGCCACGGTGACGCGGTCTCGCCGCTGGTGATCGTCGGCGACGGCAACGGCCGGCGCGGCACGGAGGTGTCGTTCCTGCCCTCCACCGAAACCTTCACGATGATCGAGTTCGATTACGCGACGCTGGAGAAGCGCCTGCGCGAGCTCGCCTTCCTGAACTCCGGCGTGCGCATCGTGCTCACCGACGCCCGCCACGCCGAGCACAAGCGCGAGGAGCTGTTCTACGAAGGCGGTATCGAGGCCTTCGTGCGCTACCTCGACCGCTCGCGCAAACCCATCGAGGGCATGCAGAAGCCCGTGATGGTGCGGGCCGAGCGCGACAACATCCGCGTCGAGGTGGCGTTGTGGTGGAACGACTCGTTCAACGAGACCGTGCTGCCCTTCACCAACAACATCCCGCAGCGCGATGGCGGCACCCACATGGCGGGCTTCCGCGCCGCGCTGACGCGCCAGATCACCGGCTATTCCGAATCGTCCGGCATCGCCAAGCGCGAAAAGATCTCGCTCACCGGCGAGGATTGCCGCGAGGGCCTCACCGCCGTGATCTCGGTGCAGGTGCCGGACCCGAAATTCTCTTCGCAGACCAAGGACAAGCTCGTTTCCTCCGAGGTGCGCCCGGCGGTCGAGAACGTCCTCAATGAGGGCCTGTCGAACTGGCTCGAGGAAAATCCAGCGCTCGCCCGCTCGGTGATGGCCAAGGTCATCATGGCGGCCTCGGCCCGCGAGGCGGCCCGGAAGGCCCGCGAGACCGTGACCCGAAAGGGGGTTCTCGACATCGCCTCGCTGCCCGGCAAGCTCGCCGATTGCCAGGAGCGCGATCCCTCGAAGTGCGAGATCCTGCTGGTGGAGGGTGATTCCGCCGGCGGCTCGGCCAAGCAGGGCCGTGACCGCACCTTCCAGGCGGTCCTCCCGTTGCGCGGAAAAATCCTGAACGTCGAGCGCGTGCGGGCCGACCGGATGCTGTCCTCGGCCGAGATCGGCACGCTGATCACGGCGCTCGGCGCCGGCATCGGCCGCTCGTCGACCGACCGCGAGGGCTTCAACCCGGAGAAGCTGCGCTACCATCGCATCATCATCATGACCGATGCCGACGTCGACGGTTCGCACATCCGCACCCTGCTGCTGACCTTCTTCTTCCGGCAGATGCCGGAGGTGATCGAGCGCGGGCACCTCTACATCGCCCAGCCGCCGCTCTACAAAGCCGCCAAGGGCAAGTCCGCGATCTACCTCAAGGACGAGCGGGCACTGGAGGATTACCTCATCGATGCCGGCGTCGAGGGGGCTGTGCTGCGGCTCGCCTCCGGCACCGAGTTCGGCGGTGCGCAGCTCAAAGCCCTGGTTGAGGAGGCGCGCCAGTTCCGGGGATTGATGCAGGCGCTCCACACCCGCTACGACCGGGCCGTGGTCGAGCAGGGCCTGATCGCCGGCGCCTTCCGCGCCAATGTCGACGAGGCACCGGCCGAAGCCGAGGTGCTGGCCGAAGAGATGGCCCGGCGCATGGACCGGATCGCCGACGACATCGAGCGCGGCTGGGAAGGCTCGGTCGCGGAGGGCGGCTACGTCGTCAGCCGGACCTTACGCGGCGTGCGTCAGGTGGTGACCCTCGACGCGTCGCTGCTGGCCTCGCAGGAGGCCCGTCGTCTCGCCGACCGGGCCGAGGCCCTTCGCGAGATCTACGACCAGCCCGTCACCTACGCCCGCAAGGGCGACGAGACGACCCTGCACGGCCCCGTCGGCCTGTTCGAGGCGGTCATGGCCTTCGGCCGCAAGGGCCTTCAGCTCCAGCGCTACAAAGGGCTCGGCGAGATGACGGCCCAGCAGCTCTGGGAAACCACCCTCGACCGCGACGTGCGCTCCCTCCTACAGGTCAAGGTCAAGGACACCCAGGACGCCGACGACCTGTTCGTGAAGCTCATGGGCGACGTGGTGGAACCCCGCCGCGAGTTCATCCAGGACAACGCGCTGAGCGTGGCCAACCTCGACGTCTAG
- a CDS encoding ABC1 kinase family protein: MLKTAFVAARDRQRLGEIASVLIGFGVTKVVERLGLAQVARLAKRRTPQVDIARLSQPQRVRRAIETLGPTFVKLGQILASRPDLLTPEWTEELEKLHSQVSPIPWERIRPQLEEDLGAPPSEVFAEFDTTPLAAASIAQVYRARLHTGEEVVVKVLRPGLRKIIEADLRLMGHATRIVVDEWPEFGRYQPQEQMRHLASGLYGELDLINEARNCETIAAIFADREDIVVPKIHWEWTSERVLVQEFVHGIPPNDHARLDAAGYDKVQLAQKGTDAFLQMALIEGVFHADPHPGNMLIMPDNRIGFIDFGIIGRLSQRRRTQLLMLIGAMLKEDSDGLMAVLLDWSGSSNPDLTKLEASSQAFVARHTGASLDFGALLTDFMTMARENDLAMPTDLAILFKGLVTADGVMRQLDPGFDLFSAAGPTVKRKLASQFSIKGLTRKVEAVGAGLFGAASELPTLIHLMLVRLKQGRVTVEIELKGIEKLTRGIERAAARIAVALIVAAFATQLAPRFMDLGTPAFVTVGAMVCVIGVGWLVLLGRNK, translated from the coding sequence ATGTTGAAAACCGCCTTCGTCGCCGCACGGGACCGGCAGCGCCTCGGAGAGATCGCGTCCGTCCTCATCGGCTTCGGCGTCACGAAGGTCGTGGAACGCCTCGGCCTCGCGCAGGTGGCGCGCCTCGCCAAGCGCCGGACACCGCAGGTGGACATCGCCCGCCTGTCGCAGCCACAGCGGGTGCGCCGGGCCATCGAGACCCTGGGGCCGACCTTCGTGAAGCTCGGCCAGATCCTGGCGAGCCGGCCCGACCTCCTGACCCCGGAATGGACGGAGGAACTGGAAAAACTCCACAGCCAGGTCTCGCCGATCCCGTGGGAGCGCATCCGCCCGCAGCTGGAAGAGGATCTCGGGGCCCCGCCCTCGGAGGTCTTCGCCGAGTTCGACACCACGCCGCTCGCCGCCGCCTCGATCGCGCAGGTCTACCGCGCCCGGCTGCATACCGGCGAGGAGGTGGTGGTGAAGGTCCTGCGGCCAGGGCTCCGCAAGATCATCGAGGCGGACCTGCGCCTGATGGGGCACGCCACCCGCATCGTCGTGGACGAATGGCCGGAATTCGGCCGCTACCAGCCCCAGGAGCAGATGCGCCACCTCGCAAGCGGCCTCTACGGCGAGCTCGACCTCATCAACGAGGCGCGCAACTGCGAGACCATCGCGGCGATCTTCGCCGACCGCGAAGACATCGTGGTGCCCAAGATCCACTGGGAGTGGACCTCCGAGCGCGTGCTGGTGCAGGAATTCGTGCACGGCATCCCGCCCAACGACCATGCCCGCCTCGATGCCGCCGGCTACGACAAGGTGCAACTCGCCCAGAAGGGCACCGACGCCTTCCTGCAGATGGCGCTGATCGAGGGCGTGTTCCACGCCGATCCGCATCCCGGCAACATGCTGATCATGCCGGACAACCGGATCGGCTTCATCGATTTCGGGATCATCGGCCGCCTGTCCCAGCGCCGCCGCACGCAGCTCCTCATGCTGATCGGCGCCATGCTGAAGGAGGATTCCGATGGGCTGATGGCCGTGCTCCTCGACTGGAGCGGGTCGAGCAACCCGGACCTGACCAAGCTCGAAGCTTCGTCGCAGGCCTTCGTCGCCCGCCACACCGGCGCTTCCCTCGATTTCGGCGCGCTGCTCACCGACTTCATGACCATGGCCCGCGAGAACGACCTCGCCATGCCGACCGATCTGGCCATCCTGTTCAAGGGGCTGGTGACGGCGGACGGGGTGATGCGCCAGCTCGATCCCGGCTTCGACCTCTTCTCGGCCGCTGGTCCGACCGTGAAGCGCAAGCTCGCCTCGCAGTTCTCGATCAAGGGCCTCACCCGCAAGGTCGAGGCCGTGGGCGCGGGCCTGTTCGGCGCGGCCTCCGAGCTGCCGACCCTGATCCACCTCATGCTGGTGCGCCTGAAGCAGGGCCGCGTCACCGTGGAGATCGAACTTAAGGGCATCGAGAAGCTCACCCGCGGCATCGAGCGCGCTGCCGCCCGCATCGCCGTGGCGCTGATCGTGGCTGCCTTCGCGACGCAGCTGGCACCGCGCTTCATGGACCTCGGCACCCCCGCCTTCGTCACGGTCGGCGCGATGGTGTGCGTGATCGGTGTCGGCTGGCTGGTGCTGCTGGGACGCAACAAGTAG
- a CDS encoding MBL fold metallo-hydrolase, producing the protein MPGTPRAGIVPVTPFQQNCTLIWSDETKVGAVVDPGGDLDRIETAIAAQGITIEKILLTHGHIDHAGGAAELRERLAVPIEGPHEADRYLLDSLPETGANYGLDGARVVTPDRWLVDGDLVEVGGLTFDILHAPGHSPGSVVFMSRDARFALVGDVVFKGSVGRTDLPGGSHEQLIRAIKDKVLPLGDDVAFIPGHGPTSTLGEERMTNPFLQD; encoded by the coding sequence ATGCCAGGCACGCCCCGCGCCGGAATCGTTCCGGTGACCCCCTTCCAGCAGAACTGCACGCTGATCTGGTCGGACGAGACCAAGGTCGGCGCCGTGGTCGATCCGGGCGGCGACCTCGACCGGATCGAGACGGCGATCGCTGCGCAAGGCATCACCATCGAGAAGATCCTGCTCACCCACGGGCACATCGATCATGCGGGCGGCGCGGCCGAGCTGCGCGAGCGCCTGGCCGTGCCGATCGAGGGACCGCACGAGGCGGACCGCTACCTCCTCGACAGCCTGCCCGAGACGGGTGCCAATTACGGCCTCGACGGGGCCCGGGTGGTGACGCCCGACCGCTGGCTCGTCGATGGCGACCTCGTCGAGGTCGGCGGCCTGACCTTCGACATCCTGCACGCACCGGGGCACTCTCCGGGCAGTGTGGTGTTCATGAGCCGTGACGCGCGCTTCGCGCTGGTGGGCGACGTGGTCTTCAAGGGCTCGGTCGGCCGCACGGATCTGCCCGGCGGCAGCCACGAACAGCTGATCCGGGCGATCAAGGACAAGGTTCTGCCGCTCGGCGACGATGTGGCCTTCATTCCCGGCCACGGCCCCACCAGCACGCTGGGCGAGGAGCGGATGACGAACCCGTTCCTGCAGGATTGA
- a CDS encoding GGDEF domain-containing protein: MPDGVMPRGSDSRLHRHANEAWKILNRHNIAPTARNYELFLHLQQGAAPTLARQLRELLERGTPSDAELEEMHRRHLSPEFDLDAMADGSQALEREAQALVERMTGGRDGFTEYGQVLDLWNKRLGHTSTVQALVQAVAALASETTKASQRNRELERELTASTRRIAKLRTSLSDVRQRAAVDDLTGVANRRAFETRLRRLIARAKESGGPAFCVVLLDVDHFKRFNDTYGHQTGDAVLRLIARLLADHVQPADMVARYGGEEFALLLSGADSGTAARLAQRIRNALRGRRLIKRETAEEIGHVTVSAGVAQHTADEGMGALVARADRALYEAKRNGRDQVAVDEGAGASPAGPSPS, from the coding sequence GTGCCCGACGGCGTGATGCCACGCGGATCGGACTCGCGCCTGCACAGGCATGCGAACGAAGCATGGAAAATCCTGAATCGGCATAACATCGCGCCGACAGCCCGCAACTACGAACTCTTCCTGCATCTCCAGCAAGGAGCGGCTCCGACGCTCGCTCGCCAGCTTCGCGAACTCCTTGAACGCGGCACGCCGTCCGATGCGGAGCTCGAAGAAATGCATCGGCGCCACCTCTCGCCCGAGTTCGACCTCGACGCGATGGCCGACGGTTCGCAAGCCCTCGAACGGGAGGCGCAGGCCTTGGTCGAACGAATGACCGGGGGACGCGACGGGTTTACGGAATACGGGCAAGTCCTCGACCTGTGGAACAAGCGCCTCGGGCATACGTCGACGGTCCAGGCGCTCGTGCAGGCGGTCGCGGCATTGGCATCGGAGACGACCAAGGCGAGCCAGCGCAACCGGGAGCTGGAACGCGAACTCACGGCATCGACACGGCGGATCGCGAAGCTACGGACCAGCCTGTCCGACGTCCGTCAGCGGGCTGCGGTCGACGATCTGACGGGCGTTGCGAACCGACGGGCCTTCGAGACCCGGCTGCGTCGGTTGATCGCCCGGGCCAAGGAGTCGGGCGGACCAGCCTTCTGCGTGGTCCTCCTGGACGTGGACCATTTCAAGCGGTTCAACGACACGTACGGCCACCAGACCGGCGACGCGGTGCTCCGGCTGATCGCCCGGCTGCTCGCGGATCACGTCCAGCCGGCGGACATGGTGGCACGGTACGGTGGCGAGGAGTTCGCGCTCCTTCTATCCGGCGCCGACAGCGGAACCGCTGCACGGCTGGCGCAGCGTATCCGAAACGCGCTCCGAGGCCGGCGTCTCATCAAGCGGGAGACCGCTGAGGAGATCGGCCACGTCACCGTCTCGGCGGGCGTCGCGCAACACACGGCGGACGAGGGCATGGGGGCTCTCGTCGCCCGCGCCGATAGGGCCTTGTACGAGGCTAAGCGAAACGGCAGGGACCAGGTCGCCGTCGACGAGGGCGCTGGGGCAAGCCCTGCCGGCCCGTCACCGAGCTAG
- a CDS encoding BON domain-containing protein — MIDLVTIPPKAREGVVKAAILDVLERASTDPDTIDVTLDGDRVILDGSVRAWGERELAEQAAWSVPGVCSVDDHLSLGR; from the coding sequence GTGATCGACTTGGTCACCATTCCACCGAAGGCGCGGGAAGGGGTGGTCAAGGCGGCCATCCTCGACGTGCTGGAACGTGCCTCGACCGATCCGGACACCATCGACGTCACCCTGGACGGCGACAGGGTGATCCTCGACGGAAGCGTACGGGCCTGGGGCGAGCGCGAGCTTGCCGAGCAGGCGGCATGGTCCGTTCCCGGGGTATGCTCCGTCGACGACCACCTCTCTCTGGGCCGCTGA